CACCCTCGTCTTCGGCTCAGGTGGCAAACTTCACACTtgtctgaaaaacgctacttttgccccttggtgcacaatatactattagattattttaaggGGATCGCCGGTTTGGTGGGCGGACCGTAATGTAACGACCTTGAGTCGCCACGAGGGGACAAACGGAAGACGCACTCAAGGAGACGGCTGAGGGACATGACCGTCGGTCGGGTCACGCCCGGACTTCCTCGCAAGCGCAATATCGGAGGCCACCGTACAACAGACGACCCTGAGCTCGGCCGCCGCAGAGGAAACCGAGAAACCCCAAGGGACGCTCTGAGAAAGTGAAACAGGGTACGACGTCACAGCCCAGGGAATGTGCACGACCCTCTGGCTGCCACCCCGAGGGTAGGTGTGGCCATGGCCCGGCCAGCCTGGTCCACGTAACGCCGGCCCGGACAGCcgaattatttgaaaagacCGCGGCCGAGACGGGGTTAGTATGAGCCGCGCCTCAGGATAGGGCGCTAGGCCTTCATGACATCGCGCCCGGATCGGCGAGCATTGCCAGCGGCACTTGCGCCACTGCGCAAGCGCGGGGAACCGGCGTGATCCCGGCATTCCCGGCGGCCCATTGTCCCGTCACTGTTGTGCCGGACAGGAAGACGGAAGCATCGCCGATAGCCGTTCCGGATCGCCTGCCCCGAAGGACATGTTCTTGTAAGGTCACCACTCTGGCGTCCCCGCGTAAGTGAGGGTTTGTTCTAGGCGATGGCCCAGGTCTATGAGTatttggaaatataattttgaaattttcgcGTGTGATTTATGGAATTTCGGTGCCATACAAAGTGCGTGCCGTATTGAATTTCGGTTGGCTTAGTTATTGAAGTGACTTTGTTTTGGTTTGCCTGCCGTTATTATTTGAAAGCCTCGTGTTTTTCTTGTATCTCTTTCGGTGGATTCCTGAGTGTTTGTCACGAGTGGAATGTTGTTGACTTCGGCACACTTCACCCCTCTGATCGACTTTGAAAGCCCTTAGTTTTTGCGTGCGTTCCTTTAATTGAGCTAGGCTTTCGgtattgtttttttctcttttgtgaCTGGCATATGTTGACGTTCGCGTGGATTATTCCGGAAGATTGAAAATCGCGAAATCGGATATCTTTGTGCGTTGCCTTGCCAAGTCGCGTTTCATGAAATACCTTGATTCCTTAAGCTTGGCAAACCTCAGTTGCGATTAACGAACTCTAGCGCGTGAGGGTGCGACATAGCGTCGAAACCGCGATATGCCGGTAGCTCACCTCACCGCTggatcgataaaaattatcactGGTTCAGGCGCGTCAACAATTAGAGAATCGCGGCTTAAAGACTTGCGGTATCTTGCCTACATTGCGCGGGCGCCTCATACGTTATGAAGAGGCGCAGTTACAAGGCATGGACCCTCCACCTTCGTCCGCGATAGACGCCGAGGCTATCGGTCCATGGGATGCCGTTGAACCCGAGGGAACTGCCTTCGGGGGGACCTCATCCTGGTTTAGGAGCGTGGGCCTTGCTATCAGGTCATAGTGAACCGCGTGCGGAAAATTTTTTAGGGACGAATTACAATATCGCGCCACCTCCATGCGTAGGGTTCATACTCTTGAGGATCTAGCCACACGGAtgtctactatctagcgaaaccactgccaagggaacgggcttggaaaaattagcggggaaaaaAGACCCtattgagcttgactctagtctggcacagGTGGCCGTCAGTCAAAAGGCGGGAAAACGGAAAAAGACTTCGAAGGCCGCTTCGATTGCTGCCGCACAGCAACCACCGCAACCGCCAGCGCGTCAACCCCTCAGTCCGGGACAAGTACCGCCGACTCCGGGATGAAGTGCTGGAATTGCGAAAAAGTCGGACATCGTGCGCGCGAGTGCAAGAAAGCTCGTCAGATGCATTGCTATCGTTGCGGGAAGCGCGGATTTACGTCGAGAACTTGCCCAACGTGTTCGGGAAACGCGGAAGGGAGTTCGTAGGACGGGTCCCTACAGCCCCGAGTTTCGAGAACGAGGCCCGAACCGCGGATCCCCCTGTGTTGCCTGAAGACGTTGCCTGAATAGTACGTTACCTTCGAGCCGTCCGAGTTGCCTCCGCTGCAATATCTTAAGATTCGCGTAGGCGGTTGCCCTATATTGGCTTTCATATATTCCGGATCGAGTCGTACCGGTCGTGAAGGGATGGAGATAATACAAAGATTGGGCTTTAGGGGCCGTTTTGACGCAAGTGTATAAATCCACGGTAATGCGCAGAGCGCTTAATGAATTTGCCCTCAATTACAATCATTAACGCTACTCAATTTATCCATGAATAAGATATTCGAATTTTCGCTTACTCGGGGATATCGAGgatattaatgattatattattatattatattactatatatagcATGTATAAAAATTGCGAATTTCACGAATAATGGTTAAACATTATGTCACagcgtattttttaatattgatatgtggaaaattttagttattcaCTTAAGGCACAACTTTGTGATTGCTATATAATAGAGTTTAAGCGTTTCTTGGAAATTAAGCAGTAAAATGCGATTCATCGCGAACATTGCTTCCGTCGTTCGCCACAAAACGGCTTTGTAACTCAACAAGTCTTTTCACGGCCTGGAAAAAATGAGCATTGTAATTATCTCAGCACCGAGATCCTTCGCCTTCGACCTCGAGAAGTCCAATTCGACCTTTGCGACAGCCATTGTTCAAAATGATGTCTTCATGTTACTCATTACTCGCGTTACTCAGCATTACACATTACGTAACGCTGTCGTAGGCGTTAGcgcattttaattcatttgttTCGCAAGAGGGTCGGTTTGCTTCCCTTAAAATTTctcttcataaatttttctacgtCCTTCGTGAAACATTGAAGAGCATTCTTGAGTAGCGACATCCATGGGTCCTTAATCTTTAGAAGACGGGCAAttttttcacgattttttgtaatttttatgtgttaaaatgttatattacgaaaaataagCGATCCGCGTGGAGCCTAAAAATAGGCTTTCCGTCCTCTCCAGGTTAAGACCTTCCGACCTCAAATCTGGCGTAGCTGTAGCTATCTTGAGAGCCTACAGGGAAACCTCACACGGTCGTTATGGCGAAGTCAAGGACCCGCGTTGGATCTTCCCTGTCACTCGTAAAGATGACCTtcttttccctctttcttctcttcacTTTCACCCTTAGCTCTTCTTGTCCGTGCTGTTCTCTACCGGGATTACTCtcgttgaaatttatttataatctacAATGTTTCAGCTGGAAGAAAGGAATAATGTCTTTTGGGGAATCGTGccacaaatataaattgaaaaaaatctttgcTTTTTAACCGGTTATTAACTCAGATCACGCTCGTTTTGACGGTCCTTTTATTCTACGGATGTAAAATATTCTGATGTTGTTATAACAAAGCCCATAATAACAGTTTCTCAGAGCAACTAGTTATTGGAGAATTATATTGTGTctctacataattataaaagtatattattgcaattaaattgtaatatttttgtgtgtatttaaggacgttctccggaaaatcgattttatctagatttttttgaaactgtgaatgtacgttaatttaggtgtgctttatgcgatggtataaatttcaatacctcttgcggtattaaaaatcgagatattgagttttaaagtttcaacttttaacatgaaATTCCTATTCCGAGCTGTTgtaaaaaagacattttaatgaattgtgaaaaaagttgtctctagatttttttgaaaaattagtatataatgctccataaaaatagaaataatatgcgataagtGTCAATACCCGTTGCGGtactcgttttcgagaaatacttgtgtaaagtacgcgatttaatgaatttttcgcTCGGTTCAGAGTGACAGAAGAGGAGAGGCGTCAGttacttggcaacgccgcatGAGTTCTCACGCgtgaagttaacttcttattttttagatgtttattatatgtaatattttgtatataaacatcTTTTTAAGCACGAATACAAGTTGAGCACGACTGGagccggagaacgtccttaaaagGTTAAATTACGTTCTGTCAGttatgtgttttattttaattcttgtatgttcaaagaaatttaatgaaaagtaagtattactttttattgtgtaattaGTATACATTATTGAGTAGAAAAAGCTTCATCCGGCTTCATCCAAAATAATCAAACcataattagattttttgtaGTACATATTTTAAGCACTGTGTAAAATGATGTGCTACTTTTTGCAACTTTTGCAAATATTCTATCTTCTAACAGCTTTTTCTACTTGTTATAACAACATCAGAATATTTTACCGGCCTTATGATATAATCTGCATTatacaagtataaataatacttcactatgttatttaatttattaaaaaatattgattttttctaGTTTTGTTCAGCTAGATTTGCATTTCATCCCACTGTGCGGCGGGTGAAAGCATCGATAATGATAACCGAGATAAAATCGTACGAAATTCCGCGAGGTGGAAATTTTCTACGATCTTACCAGCCGGTCTATGACGTGACATTAAAATCACCATTTGAATATTAATGACTTCGGAATCGTTACACTTTCGTCTCTCTCGAGTGTTTTTTATTACGGCGAATatagaaatgaaagaaatactCGGCTCCTTCTTCGGGTTGTTAAACcgcttaattatataacagcATTCTCTCATTACGCTCGCGCGACACCGCGCCTCGGCTTCGGATCGctctaatattatttctttcgcaGGGTGCAAATAAACCCCGGCCATGCTCCGATTGGTCCTTTCGCGTACTCAACAGGTGTTTTCTCGACTTTTAACCTTCCTTAATGAGTATTTTAACGTTCCTAATGAGAACGTGATGAGAGCGATCTGATTCTCTTGAGCATCGCGATCAACGAcgaatttcttcattttcaatAGAGCAATCATTCGTACGCATTTTGATTAGTGGaacaaaatcttaatttttctacgaCTTCAATAATCGTCCAGATATACTGGAATGAAGAAGAACTATACACTTATTAacttcttatatattttattcgcgtttttttatttacattaacgtaataattttatctcaaattCGTTAAAGTGGATGAGAAGATCAAAGGCAAAAATGCGTATGAATCGGTTTCTAAACACAGTTATTACAAAGAGAGACATGTCGTTCGTTTCTTCGCCGAGCGGCTGAGAAATCTGCCTGATTGGCTCCCTAACAATCATAAGCGGAACGTAGAGGCAGAAACGGGAAGCTCGAGAGGatgaggagagagagagagggaaagcaAAGGAAAGGAAAGCGGAGGGACGTAGGCAGgaaggaaggagagaaaaTGGCGCCGGTTTCTTACGAGTTCGATCAGCTTTTATGACTtcggattttttttcttattctcttttttctctcctgtCCTGTTTTTTCtgtccgtctctctctctctctctctttctctctctctctctctctctctctctctctctctctttctctctgtcgcGCTTTTCTTTCTGACGGGAGGCGCAGGTGCGGACGGAAAAGCGGATTCTGCGACTTTTCCGCGACGCATCACGTAGTTCGTCTACCACACGGAATACCGTATCCGGATACCGTCGTCGCGCGGTGCCAATATCGGGGACGCGTTGATGCACCGCGCGGAGTCGACGTGAAATATCGACTGCAATCTGTAGGATTAGTCACGCGCTGCGAAAATATGTATACTGGTTTATTACGCCTCGTAAGAACAGTATGTAGCTCGAATTGATTAACGAGGAAACGTATTCGGATTCTGatgatttaaaataacgtaaaaacCGAAGAGTTTAAAAGATGTTCGGAAGATTGCGATGCGCCTCACAGACTTTTGCGCTACGTGGAAAGTTTTCAAGAAAGTTTTAAAGTgatatcataaatattgaGATTTCTAATTAACTAAATAGATGTCAGTAAGCAATTTTTGTATGCAACGTGTAATGTTGGAAAACTAATGTTGGAAAATcgcgttttattttcaacattgTCGTTTCCCTTTTTCTTCACTTCACCGGTTTTCTTTTGAACTTTACTCCTCGAAATAGGAATCTGCagttatattttgcattggtatatttttatgtctatGGAAATCGTTATCCCCCGGCTTGTCCGTCGCGGGAATTCCCTCGAGTGCACGCGCGCGATAGTTTATCGCGTGATCGCATATGCCAGTCGTGATCTATCCGATCCCGAGACGAGGTATTCCGTAACGGAGTAGGAATGTTTGGCCGTAGTCTGGGCTATCCAGAAATTTCGACTGTATTTAGAAGGGTAAAAATTTACGGTGGTCACCGACCATAGGAGTTTGCTTCACAACCTTAAGAATCCGACGGGTAGATTAGCTCGATGGGCTTTATAGAGTTGCTGGAGTATAATTACACGGTCGAATATCGGAAGGGGGCCCTACACCACGTGCCCGacgcgttgtcgcgtatattTGAGAACGGAGAAGAGGGACTCGTAAGTGCCGTCGTAGAGGTAGCGAAATGCGGAAATACCACCGACGCTTGGTATAGAAAGCGGTTTCAGGAGGTAGGCACTGACCCTAAAAGATTCGCGCATTGAAGGATAGTGGACGGTCAATTGTATTTTTTGCGGCCGAGACCCGCATTTCCGATATTGTTGAAGACCTCGATAGATGGAAATTAGTGCTGCCGCGAGAACAATGTGTGCAAGCTCTTAGAGAATCGCATGACGCCCCTCAGGCCGGACATTTAGGTATCGAAAAGACTTATCAGCGCCTTGCCGTCGCGTATTACTGGCCGAATATGTTTAGGGAGGTAACGAGATATATCAGGACTTGTGACACCTGTGAAAGAACTAAGGTAGAACAGGCTAGTCCAGCGGGTTGAATGGGGTGTTGTATGATAGAAGGAGCGTGGACCGCGATTGCCGCGGATATCGTGGGACCGTTGCCGCGTAGTAAGGCCGGTTACCACTATCTGTTAGTGATTCAAGATCTATTACGAAATGGGTAGAAATACTAGAAATTAAAGCTTTGCGAGCGGCCATGGGCCCGAAGATTCGGGAAACTTTCGAGGATTTAATCGTGTCTCGGTGGGGTACACCGAAAGTCCTTCTGACGGACAATGGAAcggaattttttaatcgagTTATTAAGAGTTTTGCGGAGGAAAATCGAATCACGCACACGACCGTACCTCCATATCACCCTCAGGTGAATTTGGTAGAAAGGGTCAATCGCGTATTAAGGACATTGATAGTATGTTTTCATAGAGATGGATCACAGGGAATGGGATCTTCATTTGCCGCATTTTCGTTTTACGTACAACACCGCATTCCACTCGTTGTTAGGTACCTCTCCCGCCTTTTTGAATTTCGGTCGCGAGTTGACGCCGTCCAGTTTCTTGCGCGATCAGAGGGATGAAGCTGCTGACGTGGAGGCGCGAGATCCCGCGGAATGGTCGCAACGTATGACGAAGTTGCATGTTATTAGGGAGTGGGTGGCGGAAAACCTTGACCAGGCAAATCAAAAACAGGGCGCATGCTACAATTTGCGCAGGCGGCCGCGTAGGTTTCGTGTCGGTGATTTAGTGTTACGACGACAACATGTGTTATCTTCCGCTACACAGGGTGTGACTGGCAAGTTGGCACCGAAATTCCAGGGACCACTCCGAATAAAACGAGTGATCTCTCTGGCAGTTTACGAGGTGTCACCTCAGCCGGACGGATCACTCGTTGGTAAAGTTCACGTGCAAGATCTTAAGCCCTACCACCCTCCTGCTTACGATGTCTAGAGATACCTGGTTGAGAAAATACCAGGAGATGCTGCCGGGCTTGATGCAACATCTGTTAAGGAAATTTGGAATTCGCCACCATCTGGTGATCAACTTTATCAACCTAAGAGATCCCGGCTTCTGGACCGATTTGAGGGAGGTGGCGGTGTCTTACAACAACCTCATGTCGGTGGACGGAGGAGAGCGTCGCGTCCGCGAGTTCCCGACGACGATGAATACGGCCACGCAGGCTCAACCGGAAACCGGTACCGCCGCTACCCAGGCGGATGGCCCGGAGCGGCGGGACGCCGAAATACAGATCGGGGAGCCACCGAAGAGGTGGGGCGAGCGACGGGTACCCCTTCCAGAGGCTCGAGATCGACGACAACGGACCTGTTGGAACTGTCAGTCGACCTTTCATGTATTCATAGACTGCCCTTTCAAGCGGCAAGTATTTTGCTACGGTTGCGGGGAGAAGGGGGTCACGTTACTCCGGTGCCACCGCTGTAGTGCAGCCTATTTGAGAAGGGCGATGCCCAATATCGTCTCCCAATTACCACGGGACAGGCCAAGGAGCCGTAATAGATCCGCGACGCGATGGAGGGAAAGTCGTAGAGCTTTGTCACCATGTAACGACCCCCAATTACCACGGGGCAGGCCAAGAAGCCATGATAGATCCGCGACGCGATGGAGGGAAAGTCGTAGAGCCTCGTCACCATGTAACGACCTTGAGTTGCCACGAGGGAACGAACGGAGGACGCATTCAAGGAGATGGCTGAGGGACAGGAACATGGCCGTCGGTCGGGTCACGCCCGGACTTCCTCGCAAGCGCAATATCAGAGGCCACCGTACGACAGACGACTCTGAGCTCAACCGTCGCAGAGGAATCCGAGAAACCCAGCGGGACGCCCTGACGAAGTACCGGCGTGATTCCGGCGGGCCCAGTCACCGTACTGTCAAACGGGAAGACGAAAGCACCACCGATAGCCGTTCCGGATCGTCTACCCCGAaggacattttcttttaaggTTACCACGCTGACGTCCCTGCGTGAGTGAGGGTTCGTTCGAGGCGATAGCCCCGGTCTATATTGCATTGTAGGGTACCTTGGATTATCTGGCAATTCTCTGCGGGGACGCCCGCGTTACCTTGAAATCACTCAACCTGTTCCGGAATAAGTAAATAAAGGTTCTAATCGGAGACTTGGAGAGTTCCCGTGCTATTGTGAGCCGCGCGAAGCTCACGCGACGGTTACGCCGCACGGAGATGATTTATCAGTGCTCGCGCATACCGAAGGGGCCGGGGTTGGCCCTGTCCTCTTGTCAGTGAGTCAGTCGAGGCTCACGGTTATTGCTAGAAAGTGTCTTGTGCACCCCGCCGCGTGCTCCGAGTGGTGACCGGAAATTGTCCAAGCTCCGTCGACTATTGTCCTACTCTCTCGCGTCTCCGCGACGCGCTCTGGTCGCTGCAATTCCGGATCGCGACAAGATTTCCGTCGGTCCCGGAGCTCCATCGGGCTCTCTCCCAGAAGATCTCCGATTCCGATTCATGTAGCCGCGAGAAGCCGGAGTCAAGATTTTCCGTGTGTTTTCTCGCTCCCCTCCCGAATCAAAGTCTATAAACAACCGTCCGACTCGATTCAACAACGTTCAATAAAGCTCGGTATCAACTCAAAAAGTCTACGGTCACTACTCGCTCTTTGCTCCTCCTCCACTTCTGATTTTCCTGAATCCATTCCGAAAcatttggtccttcgagtcGGATCGGGATTGAGGtttttttgttgaataaaGGAACGGTAGTGATTCGTCGCGTAATTCGAGTGGTTTCATCGTTGTGAGTGGTAATGACTGCCAAGATGTCGTCTTTTGAATAGATGATTTACAAGCAGCGGTCTTTGATCAGTTCCGTGACAAACACCATAGCAAACTTTAAAAAACTAGGACATTTGAAGATGACGTATGTGGCCGCAAAGGCGCGAATCAAAACGACGAAGGAGAGGTTCGAACAGTGTCGAGGGTTGGACGCCAAACTACGGGTCATCGCCGACGCCAAGACCATGAAGTCGCACCCCTACTTTTCCGACCTCGAATTTGTGGAATGCGAGGATGCTTACGATCGAGCGTTGGACTATCTCTACGAAAAGCTCGACGAGGGCTTCTCATCCCCGGACGCTATTCCAGCCAATATAAGTCAGTCATTTGACTTTCCGTCTCACTCCGCGCTCAACATGCTGAAGGTCACTTTACCAACTTTGGACGGATTGTACGAGAAATGGGAGAGCTTCCGCGATCGTTTTTACTCAATAATGATATGCGAAACCAGTTTATCAAACGTTCAGCGATTGCTTCATTTGTTCTCGTGTCTAAAGGGTGAAGCGAGCGCCGTCATAGAACATTTAGCATTAACTTCCGAGAATTTTGCCGTTGCGTAGCAAATTCTCTCGTCCCGCTACGAAAATAAACGGCGATTAATTAGTACACACCTTAATAAACTATTTACCTTGCCCACTGTCAACGCGAAATCCGTGCAAGAATTACGCGCGTTACGAGATAAAGTGAATGCCGCGATTGCCGCATTAAGAAAATCTGACGCGTTTGGTTGAACAGTGGAGCGATATTCTCGTGTTTCTTATCATGCAGAAGCTCGATAAATCATCGCGAGAAGCTTGGGAACTCAAACTTGGGCATAGTGTCGACTATCCGACTTATGCTGAACTCGACTCGTTCCTGGATTTCTGCGTCCGCGCTCTCGATTCAATATTGCCGTTCAAAATTAACCATCCTATGTTAGTTGTATTCCTTCAAAAGCAATTAGGCAAAAGCGTCCTACACCAATCTACAAAACGGCAGCTatagatagaaaataaaattaatatctcaccTATTTGTTAGTCCTAAATCGCATTTCGTTTAGGAGCTATTAAAAAAAgcgataattttatagattttttttcaataggTACTCTGTGTCTTTAAAACGTGGCTTTTGAGACCATATATTCACATAAACTTTCTTCATAAAATGACTTCAAAAATCAATTCCTAAAATGTTGGACAGATTTAAGAACACTCTATATAATAtcgaagataaaataaagaatctgTAGGAATGTGTTTGCATCTGCGTGGAAATCTCTCCGATTAAGCAGAAAATGAATGAAATGAAAATGGGATAAAAATCCGAGGCGTCGAAGATTCGCGTAGACAAAAATCCGTAACTTCAATACGATACAAATTACGCGATACGTGCCTCGAATACGTGTTTGCTGTGTGTAGGGTCCTTTAAGCGCAATTCGTTTTCGATCTGACAGGATCGTTACCGAGTTAAGGATGATTTGTTGCCGGAATGGCGGTGGCGTGTGTACGAAACAACGACGCGATCTTTCGCAATGGGATAGACGGCGATAAACAATGAATACGTGGCGTGGCGTTTTAATCAAGTCAGGGCAAAGCGGCTGGAATTCATATTAATCGGCGCGCGGGGTCTCAAAGAGCGGACTCTCGTGTATCCGGAATACGTGAGCTCATTTGTCTCGATTGGCAatctcgcgcgcgatcgataTCAGTCGATATCCTAAAAATCGCTTGCAACCCACGCGTATGATAATGTCGAGGGGTTGAGCgtgattaatttattcgtttatttGTCCGCGCGGCGATATAATCATGCGAGATGGACGGGTTTaatagacattttttaatcatgtTTCGCCTCGTCAAGTATCCGAAAGATTGATAATACGTTTCAATTAACTCTCTAATCGTGTATATTAATCTCGTgagatttatcgataaaagctCATTAGAATATTCAATAATAGGGACTTAAAAGCCTAAAGTAAATATCtaagaaatattatgtcaaataattattattataaaatcttctGATCGAATATTTCTCGGGATAATTCTCGGGATATTATTATAGTGCTCGAATACGTcgagaataatatttaaagcaatattataaaattgaatgtttTTCAGGATTCTCGAAGTATTTATCAAGTGTTTTTgaatatatcgaaaataatatttgaaacaataaattatagcCTATTACTTCGAATATATTTCTGCGAAAAAAGTGTTCCTccgatttaaatataaaaactttgaCAACATTAGATTAGACAGGCATGTTTCACTCGCGGGATCGCTATCCCTTGTTATctgtccatttttttttatcgagcgACAGTTGTTCATGATCGATAACTGCGCGGACGACTGGCGGATCGCGATGACCTGGCAGAGGATCGCGCAGATCTCGTTGGAGTTGGCGATCTGCGCGATCCACCCAATCCCGGGCGAATACTACTTCCTGTGGACGACCAAGCTGGCGAACAGGAACGGCGACATCGGCTCCAAGTGGGTGCCGTACGACGTCACACTCTCGCTGCCAATGTTCTTCAGGCTTTATCTCATCTGCCGGGTGATGCTGCTGCACTCGAAGCTCTTCACGGACGCGTCGTCGCGGAGCATAGGGGCCTTGAATCGCATCAACTTCAACACCAGGTTCGTCCTCAAGACTCTGATGACCATCTGTCCGGGCACGGTGCTGCTGGTCTTCATGGTCTCCCTGTGGATCATCGCTTCGTGGACACTGCGACAGTGCGAGAGGTAAGAGCTCGATCTTGCGACCTTTCTTTTAGGCACAGAAGAGAAGTCACGCGCGAGAAACCGATCTGCTCCatgctttcaattttttaacaaaatcttGTATTACATTCTCAGATAGCACATTCACAAATAGCACCATGTCCCGATTTTAGACATGCGTGCTGTTGATcctagtaattaatttatcaccTCCTTTTATTATCAGAGGAATTAATCAAAATCCTTTAATTCTCCACGTCCAACAGCTTTCTAGCTATCGATGTTATCAAGACAATCGCAATTTTTCTTAGTTTGTTCTTCGATGTCTGAGCCCTTCGTCAGAATGACATAATCTCTTCTTTCACTCACACTATGCGACA
This sequence is a window from Temnothorax longispinosus isolate EJ_2023e chromosome 11, Tlon_JGU_v1, whole genome shotgun sequence. Protein-coding genes within it:
- the LOC139821686 gene encoding uncharacterized protein; protein product: MLPGLMQHLLRKFGIRHHLVINFINLRDPGFWTDLREVAVSYNNLMSVDGGERRVREFPTTMNTATQAQPETGTAATQADGPERRDAEIQIGEPPKRWGERRVPLPEARDRRQRTCWNCQSTFHVFIDCPFKRQVFCYGCGEKGVTLLRCHRCSAAYLRRAMPNIVSQLPRDRPRSRNRSATRWRESRRALSPCNDPQLPRGRPRSHDRSATRWRESRRASSPCNDLELPRGNERRTHSRRWLRDRNMAVGRVTPGLPRKRNIRGHRTTDDSELNRRRGIRETQRDALTKYRRDSGGPSHRTVKREDESTTDSRSGSSTPKDIFF